A window of Cohnella herbarum contains these coding sequences:
- a CDS encoding response regulator — protein MYHVLVVDDEPMICMGVATVLMNAGIGIAEVFVANNGFEALDYIRLEKIDLIITDIQMDLMSGIELIETIFTENPMVPIIVLSAHGEFEYAQKALRFGVKEYIVKPVVPAELVRAVHTFLTERDTQRRSISEATFHQKFVFEDMASNRNHILNELVSEGVAEEEVDEVFAYLGCRFEGPFYCMLAIELNLSKAGLFKTDIRSFRDRNLLRYAALNVVEETLSRWDSLVFYSGSHTLAVVLQFTEDEMASPTQLNEQTMIAQLLHNNLLKFIHLHNVIGISRVREGIPAWVSLYKEANEAIRWSGVHSDHNVFYIGDFGKHEELPSTGGIPITKQILEDNNSFIHSAIQYIDGNYRQKGLKLQEIAESICLSPNYLSYLFKKIAGMNLWDYVTKLRMEEAKRLLLTTDMRRYEISDEIGYESPEHFSKIFKKHFGVNPSEIKS, from the coding sequence ATGTATCACGTGCTGGTGGTAGACGATGAGCCGATGATCTGCATGGGCGTCGCTACCGTATTGATGAACGCTGGAATCGGCATCGCCGAAGTGTTCGTCGCCAATAACGGATTCGAAGCGCTCGATTATATTCGGCTGGAGAAAATCGATCTGATCATCACCGACATCCAGATGGATTTGATGAGCGGTATCGAACTGATCGAGACGATATTCACGGAAAACCCGATGGTTCCGATTATCGTTTTGTCGGCGCACGGAGAATTCGAGTACGCGCAGAAGGCGTTGCGGTTCGGCGTGAAGGAGTACATCGTCAAGCCCGTCGTTCCAGCAGAGCTCGTGCGGGCGGTACATACGTTCCTGACCGAACGGGATACGCAGCGGCGTTCGATATCGGAAGCCACCTTTCACCAGAAGTTCGTCTTCGAGGATATGGCCTCGAATCGCAATCATATCTTGAACGAGCTCGTGTCGGAAGGAGTCGCCGAAGAAGAGGTCGATGAAGTGTTCGCCTACCTAGGCTGCCGGTTCGAGGGACCCTTTTATTGCATGCTCGCGATCGAACTGAACTTATCGAAAGCGGGGCTGTTCAAAACCGACATTCGCTCCTTCCGTGACAGGAACCTGTTAAGGTATGCCGCTCTGAACGTCGTAGAAGAAACGTTAAGCCGTTGGGATAGCCTCGTTTTCTATAGCGGAAGCCACACGCTCGCGGTCGTTCTGCAGTTTACGGAGGATGAGATGGCTAGTCCGACCCAACTGAACGAGCAGACGATGATCGCCCAATTGCTCCATAACAACCTGCTGAAATTTATCCATCTGCATAACGTGATCGGAATTAGCCGCGTCCGGGAAGGGATTCCCGCTTGGGTATCGCTCTATAAGGAAGCGAACGAAGCGATTCGCTGGAGCGGCGTGCATAGCGACCATAACGTATTTTACATTGGGGATTTCGGCAAGCACGAAGAGCTTCCTTCGACCGGAGGGATCCCTATCACGAAACAGATTCTCGAGGATAACAACTCTTTTATCCATAGCGCCATTCAATATATCGACGGGAATTACCGTCAGAAGGGCTTGAAGCTTCAGGAAATCGCGGAGTCGATCTGTCTGAGTCCGAATTATCTTAGCTACTTGTTTAAGAAAATCGCGGGCATGAATCTATGGGATTACGTGACGAAGCTGCGAATGGAAGAGGCCAAACGGTTGTTATTGACGACGGACATGCGCAGATACGAGATTTCCGACGAGATCGGTTATGAGTCGCCGGAGCATTTCAGCAAAATCTTCAAGAAGCATTTCGGCGTGAATCCATCGGAAATCAAAAGTTGA
- a CDS encoding DinB family protein translates to MDDFAKNLLTTRERLLNEISSLSDDEFNRTFETSRWSIAQICHHLWKTETLFGKAILNGLDQGTSSRTERKPIQVVSDMSTKYSAPKISEPGSGPFQVPRIIELLSDSRNKFLGVLDKIEDPSILKEITVYNPRFDELPLDQWIELLYLHEQRHIEQIKNLKALS, encoded by the coding sequence ATGGATGACTTTGCGAAAAATCTTCTGACAACTAGAGAGCGATTGTTGAACGAGATTTCATCCCTAAGCGACGATGAATTCAATCGTACATTCGAGACGAGCCGTTGGAGTATCGCTCAAATCTGTCATCATTTGTGGAAAACGGAAACTTTGTTCGGAAAAGCGATTTTAAATGGGCTTGACCAAGGAACTTCGTCGCGAACGGAACGAAAACCGATTCAAGTCGTATCGGATATGTCCACGAAGTATTCGGCGCCTAAAATATCAGAACCCGGTTCGGGCCCTTTTCAAGTTCCACGGATCATCGAACTATTAAGCGACTCGAGAAATAAGTTCTTGGGCGTTCTCGACAAGATCGAAGACCCCTCCATTTTGAAGGAAATAACCGTGTATAATCCTCGGTTCGATGAATTGCCTCTGGATCAATGGATCGAACTGTTATATTTACACGAGCAAAGACATATCGAGCAAATCAAAAATCTCAAAGCGCTTAGCTAA
- the lspA gene encoding signal peptidase II → MLFYVIALFVVLVDQMTKILVRIHIEVGEYATLWGIRFTHYENSGMASSLFQGYGRLFGVLAVLFVIGVVYYRRSGQAKGALIGISLGFLVGGAVGNGVDRLLFGQVTDFIIRSGGILNVADHAIEVGVLLFLVNGFAGWLKNRKRVDP, encoded by the coding sequence ATGTTGTTCTATGTCATTGCGTTGTTCGTCGTCTTGGTTGATCAGATGACGAAAATACTCGTTCGTATCCACATTGAAGTCGGAGAGTACGCGACGCTTTGGGGAATCCGGTTTACGCATTACGAGAATAGCGGCATGGCCAGCAGCCTATTCCAAGGTTACGGGAGACTGTTCGGCGTGTTAGCGGTTCTATTCGTCATCGGAGTCGTCTATTATCGGCGTTCTGGCCAAGCGAAAGGCGCACTTATCGGTATAAGCTTGGGTTTTCTCGTGGGAGGCGCCGTAGGGAACGGGGTGGATCGCCTATTGTTCGGCCAAGTGACCGATTTTATCATCCGCTCGGGAGGCATTCTTAACGTGGCGGATCATGCGATAGAAGTCGGCGTGTTGCTGTTCCTCGTAAACGGCTTTGCCGGCTGGTTGAAAAATCGAAAACGGGTCGACCCTTAA
- a CDS encoding sensor histidine kinase, translating to MLRWLSRMNLIQKLVVFIIILVVIPILVAYWIVSVKVAEITEDQMGDTLFELVKTSHLTLDRDITSVDGTTEKLMFTPETQMMFDTTELSEYDHLQKYLSLDKLLTGYSKNAINFAVFIPAIADDYPFAPPSDVKQNGVFFACDTSSSSWFQDAINARGTGIIRIMNQLGNNPNGLKTAAYIRSMNNDLDDGTPSGVIVMTGLDSLLQKDLESLKIPKDGQIVLLNKANEVLANTSDLGIGTVFRLPQQIFRASEGVFIDRGGNESWLYAVHRSFSSDTKLLFKIPISSIIGEHEAVRQLVNYLMIVYFCVLLIASIYFFRHILSPLSRLARLSRSFEPGRPLTNDFKVTRRDEIGLLNNAFIEMTKRLNQTIHDKYDLELKHKEAELTILHSQINPHLLYNTLESIFWRTTIEGNTESAEMIRDLSLLMRIGLSRGKTLIPIAEELNHIEAYLRLQLKRNNYVFSIVWDIDEAVKPYLIPKVVLQPLAENAIIHGIRKMDSEGQLRIAMEIREQEVLIAIEDNGYKSADIDKFNAIANGTHTREGFGILNVNKRIKLHFGEEYGIRFERRFGGGTRVLMTLPATTEDHSSEQE from the coding sequence ATGTTGAGATGGCTATCGAGAATGAATTTGATTCAGAAACTGGTCGTATTCATCATTATTCTTGTCGTGATTCCGATCTTGGTCGCTTATTGGATCGTGTCGGTTAAGGTAGCCGAGATAACCGAGGACCAGATGGGCGACACGTTGTTCGAATTGGTCAAGACGAGCCATCTTACGTTGGACCGGGATATTACGTCGGTCGACGGGACGACGGAGAAGCTCATGTTCACGCCGGAAACGCAGATGATGTTCGATACGACCGAACTTAGCGAATACGATCACCTGCAGAAATATTTATCGCTGGATAAGCTGCTTACCGGTTACTCCAAGAACGCCATCAACTTCGCGGTGTTCATTCCCGCCATCGCGGACGATTATCCTTTTGCGCCTCCTTCGGACGTTAAGCAGAACGGGGTGTTTTTCGCATGCGATACTTCTTCGTCAAGTTGGTTTCAAGACGCGATTAACGCGAGGGGAACAGGCATTATTCGAATTATGAACCAACTGGGGAATAACCCGAACGGACTCAAGACGGCCGCGTACATTCGCAGCATGAATAACGATCTGGACGATGGTACGCCGAGCGGCGTCATCGTAATGACGGGTTTGGACTCGCTGCTGCAGAAGGACCTGGAGTCGCTTAAGATTCCGAAGGACGGGCAGATCGTCCTGTTGAACAAAGCGAACGAGGTGCTGGCGAACACGTCCGATCTTGGGATCGGCACCGTGTTCAGGCTTCCGCAGCAAATTTTCCGCGCCTCGGAAGGCGTATTTATCGATCGCGGCGGCAACGAATCGTGGCTCTATGCCGTTCATAGAAGCTTCAGCAGCGACACGAAGCTTCTATTTAAGATCCCGATCAGTTCTATCATAGGGGAGCACGAAGCGGTAAGGCAGCTCGTGAACTACCTGATGATCGTCTATTTCTGCGTGCTGTTGATCGCGAGCATTTATTTTTTCCGGCATATCCTTAGTCCCCTCTCGAGATTAGCCAGATTAAGCCGGTCATTTGAGCCGGGAAGACCGCTTACGAACGATTTCAAGGTGACGCGGCGGGACGAGATCGGCCTGCTCAACAACGCTTTCATAGAGATGACCAAGCGGCTGAACCAGACGATACACGACAAGTACGACTTGGAGCTCAAGCATAAGGAAGCCGAGCTTACGATTCTGCATTCCCAGATTAATCCCCACTTGCTCTATAACACGCTCGAATCGATCTTCTGGCGTACGACGATAGAGGGCAATACGGAATCGGCGGAGATGATACGGGATCTCTCCCTCTTGATGAGAATCGGCTTAAGCCGCGGGAAAACGTTGATTCCGATCGCGGAGGAACTGAACCATATCGAAGCTTATTTGAGATTGCAGTTGAAGCGAAACAACTATGTTTTCTCGATCGTTTGGGACATCGACGAAGCCGTCAAGCCGTACCTTATACCGAAGGTCGTGCTTCAGCCGTTGGCGGAGAACGCTATTATTCACGGCATCCGTAAAATGGACAGCGAAGGGCAACTGCGGATCGCGATGGAAATCCGGGAGCAAGAGGTGCTTATCGCGATCGAGGATAACGGGTATAAATCGGCGGATATCGACAAGTTCAACGCCATTGCGAACGGAACCCATACCCGGGAAGGCTTCGGCATTCTGAACGTCAATAAGAGAATCAAGCTGCATTTCGGCGAGGAATACGGCATAAGGTTCGAACGGCGATTCGGGGGCGGAACAAGAGTGCTTATGACCCTTCCGGCAACTACGGAAGACCATTCTAGCGAGCAAGAATAG
- a CDS encoding stalk domain-containing protein translates to MRKQNILITLGLCVVLSLPSQIYASESKSLYATQIVLNDNLVEFPKTLPAVVNNGRVFVPVRFVEHPQIQGQFLIAEEQGTRSVSIYRDDVNIGFVLGQGTFRYRQMSGERETSHTGDLEGAVPFLQGEEAMIPLRPFAEALGIEVKWDNRTKSALVITGEKYRSELESPEEWAEWVGEYPVEWDEEAAKAITEEELKAYIAERKLPIVDYKLVSKYEAVVLEVREDEASTYSIQRLRNGKLGQENMMISVGEDKEGISFKRSHGYMSVVIYDKAKGHRITSCVISVSNKGETKKLKFDIGDQRGYLLPLSKGITSGLINLYGEDGFVYEEIFW, encoded by the coding sequence ATGCGAAAACAAAACATACTGATCACTTTGGGATTATGCGTTGTACTTAGCCTGCCATCACAGATCTATGCTTCTGAGTCCAAATCCTTATATGCAACCCAGATCGTCCTGAACGATAATCTCGTCGAGTTCCCGAAAACTCTTCCGGCCGTCGTAAACAACGGACGAGTGTTCGTTCCCGTCCGGTTCGTCGAGCATCCGCAAATTCAGGGTCAGTTTCTAATCGCGGAAGAGCAGGGTACCCGATCCGTTTCCATTTATCGCGACGATGTGAACATCGGCTTCGTGCTCGGTCAGGGGACATTCCGGTACCGTCAGATGAGCGGAGAAAGGGAAACCTCCCATACGGGCGATCTCGAAGGAGCCGTTCCGTTCCTGCAAGGAGAAGAAGCTATGATTCCGCTGCGTCCTTTCGCGGAAGCGCTCGGAATCGAAGTAAAATGGGATAACCGGACCAAATCCGCGCTAGTGATTACAGGGGAGAAGTACCGCAGCGAATTGGAATCGCCGGAGGAATGGGCGGAATGGGTTGGCGAATATCCGGTCGAATGGGATGAAGAGGCCGCTAAGGCGATTACGGAAGAGGAACTGAAGGCCTATATCGCCGAACGTAAACTCCCGATCGTCGATTATAAGCTCGTTTCCAAATACGAGGCCGTCGTTCTGGAGGTTAGAGAGGACGAAGCCAGCACATACTCCATTCAACGATTGCGCAACGGGAAGCTTGGGCAGGAAAATATGATGATCTCCGTCGGAGAGGACAAGGAAGGCATATCGTTCAAGAGATCGCATGGATATATGAGCGTCGTCATTTACGATAAAGCTAAGGGACATCGAATAACTTCATGCGTCATCTCTGTGTCTAACAAGGGAGAGACGAAGAAGCTGAAGTTCGATATCGGGGACCAAAGAGGTTATCTGTTGCCTCTAAGCAAAGGCATTACTTCGGGGTTGATTAACTTGTACGGCGAGGACGGA
- a CDS encoding carbohydrate ABC transporter permease, whose translation MKAAHERAIMSRYDFRKFGVKVVYAAMVACIALISLSMLYPFVNTFLNSLKSTEEFFAFPAPFFPSEWLWGNYRESLTYLNIGLHFKNTILIFAGNTFFSLIFMGLAAFSLSHLRVPAKKWITLYFMTTLLIPSASYLIPNFLNLKELGLLNSYWAFWLPACANAFYLLLLKNFFDGIHKELFESARMDGASEWRCFIGIAVPLSAPILMTLVLLGFSTAWNDFYWSSLVMQEDKLPLAAAIYTKIIYPGSTINWNVRFAILSMTLLPPLMVFLFFQRYIIRGLSLGAVKG comes from the coding sequence TTGAAGGCAGCCCATGAACGAGCGATCATGTCGCGCTACGATTTTCGCAAATTCGGCGTAAAAGTCGTGTACGCCGCGATGGTTGCGTGCATTGCACTGATCTCGCTATCGATGTTGTATCCGTTCGTCAATACGTTCTTGAATTCGCTGAAATCGACGGAAGAATTTTTCGCTTTTCCCGCCCCTTTCTTTCCGAGCGAATGGTTATGGGGGAATTATCGGGAATCGTTAACCTATCTGAACATCGGCTTGCACTTCAAGAATACGATCTTGATTTTCGCTGGGAATACGTTCTTCTCGCTGATCTTCATGGGACTCGCCGCATTCAGCCTATCGCACTTAAGGGTGCCTGCTAAGAAATGGATCACTCTGTACTTCATGACGACGTTGCTGATCCCATCGGCGTCTTATCTGATTCCGAACTTCTTGAACCTCAAGGAGTTGGGGCTGTTAAACAGCTATTGGGCTTTCTGGCTCCCTGCCTGCGCGAACGCGTTCTACTTGCTTCTTCTGAAAAATTTTTTCGACGGCATCCACAAAGAGCTGTTCGAATCGGCGAGAATGGACGGAGCTTCCGAATGGCGTTGTTTTATCGGCATTGCCGTTCCGCTGTCCGCGCCGATTCTGATGACTCTCGTATTATTGGGATTTTCGACGGCCTGGAACGACTTCTATTGGTCTAGCTTGGTCATGCAGGAAGATAAGCTGCCGCTTGCCGCGGCGATCTATACGAAGATTATTTATCCGGGTTCGACGATTAATTGGAACGTACGGTTCGCGATACTGAGCATGACGCTATTACCCCCGTTAATGGTGTTTCTCTTTTTCCAGAGGTATATTATTAGAGGGTTAAGCCTTGGCGCGGTGAAGGGATAG
- a CDS encoding ABC transporter substrate-binding protein, producing the protein MKRRKSLLISALALMILLLAGCGSGNNEPSASSEVSPSATSSDPAAEGSSAEPSPSPANADPVSIVAYAFPADKTEENATLDAKIKRFEAKNPNVTITPKYWKYENTEIAIKMASNSAQTEFTTWATEGKLLSSKKWIIDLTDHLANWPYAKDLNEFALAPYVIEGKTYGIPIDAYGMTITINKKLFEAKGVPLPPLDWTWDELIEAAKAVNDPAKGIAGFIPMGKGTEAGWNWTNFLYSAGGEVQTVADGKVTAAFNSEAGLQALQFYKDLKDANVIPKNWALGYGDALTLFNQGRGAMVMCGSGNALDGAINQGGINKDDVLLYPIPSVTKGGKHVGVAGGNYKVINGLATKEQQKAAFDFVVDEYFTDAYLDSIDAQITSQKAKNQVYVPQLINYWNDSSEYGKKYEEILAKHDNVYQYSPELSKLMESKPEATYETQAYYGEMANAIQKVFTSKGDLDLQKILDDTAAKLQKGSFDKVKIE; encoded by the coding sequence ATGAAACGGAGAAAAAGTTTGCTAATCAGCGCGCTGGCGCTCATGATCCTGTTGTTGGCAGGTTGCGGTAGCGGAAATAACGAACCGTCCGCTTCGAGCGAGGTTTCGCCATCGGCGACTTCTTCCGATCCTGCCGCGGAGGGAAGCTCGGCGGAGCCGTCGCCATCGCCGGCGAACGCGGATCCGGTCAGCATCGTCGCTTATGCGTTCCCTGCGGATAAGACCGAGGAAAACGCGACCTTGGACGCGAAGATCAAACGGTTCGAAGCCAAAAATCCGAACGTAACGATAACGCCGAAATACTGGAAGTACGAAAATACGGAAATCGCGATCAAGATGGCATCGAACAGCGCCCAAACGGAATTCACGACGTGGGCGACGGAAGGCAAACTGTTATCTAGCAAAAAATGGATCATCGATTTGACCGATCATCTCGCCAACTGGCCGTATGCGAAAGATCTGAACGAATTCGCGTTGGCGCCCTACGTCATCGAAGGCAAAACATACGGCATTCCGATCGATGCTTACGGAATGACGATTACGATCAACAAGAAGCTGTTCGAAGCGAAAGGGGTTCCGTTGCCTCCGCTCGACTGGACATGGGACGAATTGATCGAAGCCGCGAAAGCCGTTAACGATCCGGCCAAGGGCATCGCGGGTTTCATCCCGATGGGCAAAGGAACCGAAGCCGGATGGAACTGGACGAACTTCCTCTATTCGGCCGGAGGGGAGGTTCAGACCGTCGCGGACGGCAAAGTAACGGCGGCCTTCAACTCCGAAGCGGGGCTCCAAGCGTTACAGTTCTATAAGGATCTGAAGGACGCGAACGTCATTCCGAAAAACTGGGCATTGGGTTACGGAGACGCTCTAACGCTGTTTAACCAAGGACGCGGAGCGATGGTCATGTGCGGAAGCGGCAACGCGCTCGACGGAGCGATCAATCAAGGCGGCATCAACAAGGACGACGTGCTGCTCTATCCGATTCCTTCCGTGACGAAGGGCGGCAAGCATGTCGGAGTGGCCGGCGGCAATTATAAGGTCATCAACGGATTGGCTACGAAGGAACAACAGAAAGCCGCATTCGATTTCGTCGTCGATGAATATTTCACCGATGCGTACCTGGATTCGATCGATGCGCAAATTACTTCGCAGAAAGCGAAAAATCAAGTCTATGTTCCGCAACTGATCAACTATTGGAACGACAGCTCGGAATACGGCAAGAAATACGAAGAGATCTTAGCGAAGCACGACAACGTCTATCAATATTCCCCGGAGCTCAGCAAGCTGATGGAATCCAAACCTGAAGCGACCTATGAGACTCAAGCCTACTACGGCGAGATGGCAAACGCGATCCAGAAGGTGTTCACGAGCAAAGGCGATCTGGATCTGCAGAAAATTCTCGACGATACGGCAGCCAAGCTTCAGAAGGGCTCCTTCGACAAAGTGAAAATCGAATAG
- a CDS encoding HugZ family pyridoxamine 5'-phosphate oxidase: MKKPVDVEKNKENYLQFIANRKNMILSLIDDEGKPFISYAPFVKKEGKFYIYISKIADHYRFMENNDFVDALLIADESATNNKFATERARWNCTSQNIGNEGHDEIFALFNESHGAPMMDLLRGLDFSLFELTPLRGRYVVGFGLAFDLDIDATFFNHVVVDKKSDKA, translated from the coding sequence ATGAAAAAACCCGTGGACGTAGAGAAAAACAAAGAAAACTATTTGCAGTTTATCGCGAACCGCAAAAACATGATATTAAGCTTAATCGACGACGAAGGTAAGCCTTTCATCAGCTATGCTCCTTTCGTGAAAAAAGAAGGCAAGTTTTATATCTATATTAGTAAAATCGCCGACCACTATCGATTCATGGAAAACAACGATTTCGTCGATGCGTTGCTCATCGCGGACGAATCGGCAACGAACAACAAATTCGCGACGGAACGCGCTCGTTGGAATTGTACGTCGCAGAATATCGGCAACGAGGGGCACGATGAAATTTTCGCGTTGTTCAACGAGTCGCACGGGGCTCCGATGATGGATTTATTGCGCGGGTTGGACTTCTCGCTGTTCGAACTCACTCCGCTGCGCGGACGTTACGTCGTCGGCTTCGGTTTGGCGTTCGATCTCGATATCGACGCTACTTTCTTTAATCATGTCGTCGTGGACAAGAAGAGCGATAAAGCATAG
- a CDS encoding carbohydrate ABC transporter permease: MELQLDSPIGKPVKPRRKPWYFWGLLFLVPEIVIFFIFLWMPIIKGVSYSFYNVDFVSGNAFVGWQNYDEVLSNPDFYTAIQNTLVYMGLALLIGFWVPIAMAIAVSELKWFQGPARVIGYLPSIIPAIVLYGMWQWFYDPVGPINSFLNFLGLPSFDFYSKEHAVFSLIILETWQNFGSATLIYIAGLAAIPKDLYEASELDGAGVWARIRYVTLPSLKNLIVLLAVLQLIATSQAFQSQLLMFGGGPDNATLTYLLLTTREAFTFFNFGKASAMGVLMFVVLVIFSILTIKFRKGGDEA, encoded by the coding sequence ATGGAGCTGCAATTGGATTCTCCGATCGGAAAACCGGTAAAGCCTAGGCGCAAGCCGTGGTATTTCTGGGGATTGCTCTTCCTGGTGCCGGAGATCGTTATTTTTTTTATCTTCTTATGGATGCCGATTATTAAGGGAGTGTCTTACAGCTTCTATAATGTAGATTTCGTTAGCGGAAATGCCTTCGTCGGATGGCAAAATTACGATGAAGTTCTAAGCAATCCGGATTTCTACACGGCTATCCAAAATACGCTCGTTTATATGGGATTGGCTCTATTGATCGGGTTCTGGGTACCGATCGCGATGGCGATAGCCGTGTCCGAACTGAAATGGTTTCAGGGACCCGCCAGGGTCATCGGTTATCTGCCCAGCATTATTCCGGCCATCGTGCTGTACGGGATGTGGCAATGGTTCTACGATCCGGTAGGTCCTATCAATTCGTTCTTGAATTTCTTGGGATTGCCTAGCTTTGATTTCTATAGCAAAGAGCATGCCGTATTTTCGCTGATCATCTTGGAGACGTGGCAGAACTTCGGTAGCGCGACGTTGATCTACATTGCCGGACTAGCCGCCATCCCGAAGGATCTGTACGAGGCGTCGGAGCTGGACGGAGCGGGCGTGTGGGCCAGAATCCGGTACGTGACGCTTCCCAGCTTGAAAAACTTGATCGTGCTGCTAGCCGTTCTGCAGTTGATCGCAACGTCTCAAGCGTTCCAATCGCAGCTGCTCATGTTCGGCGGAGGACCCGATAACGCGACGTTAACGTATCTTCTTCTTACGACGAGAGAGGCATTCACTTTCTTTAATTTCGGGAAAGCAAGCGCGATGGGAGTGCTTATGTTCGTCGTCTTGGTCATCTTCTCGATCTTGACGATCAAGTTTCGCAAGGGAGGCGACGAAGCTTGA
- a CDS encoding ABC transporter ATP-binding protein, whose protein sequence is MFTVDSISIRYEQKSVIRDFSFSVNQGEVVSIIGPNGSGKSTLLKGISRNVPFHSGQVELEGTNIKSLSSKQVARKMCMLSQKNQAPSDMTVIDLVSYGRYPHKKWFEKLNQEDMDIVHWALEKTHLTSHKDRTVSSMSGGESQRAWIAMALAQRPKILLLDEPTTYLDISHQYEVLELVRELNQETGMTVLMVLHDLNHAASYSDNIIVVQAGEKAMSGKPNEVMTTDMIRRIYRMDSEIQYVATEKKPRIHLLSTAR, encoded by the coding sequence ATGTTCACGGTGGACTCGATTTCGATTCGGTATGAACAGAAGAGCGTCATCCGGGATTTTTCTTTTTCCGTGAACCAAGGGGAGGTCGTGTCGATTATCGGTCCTAACGGCTCCGGCAAATCGACTTTGCTGAAGGGGATTTCCCGGAATGTTCCCTTTCATTCCGGTCAGGTGGAGCTCGAAGGCACGAACATCAAGTCGCTGAGCTCCAAGCAGGTTGCCCGCAAGATGTGCATGCTCAGCCAGAAGAATCAGGCTCCGAGCGATATGACCGTTATCGATCTTGTCTCGTACGGCAGATATCCGCACAAAAAGTGGTTCGAGAAATTGAACCAGGAAGATATGGACATCGTTCATTGGGCGTTGGAGAAGACGCACTTGACCTCGCATAAGGACCGTACCGTGTCCTCGATGTCCGGCGGGGAATCCCAACGCGCATGGATCGCGATGGCGCTCGCGCAACGGCCGAAAATCCTGTTGCTGGACGAACCGACGACGTATCTCGATATTTCTCATCAATACGAAGTGCTTGAACTGGTACGCGAGCTCAATCAGGAAACGGGAATGACCGTCTTAATGGTATTGCATGACCTGAACCACGCGGCGAGCTACAGCGATAACATTATCGTCGTGCAGGCCGGGGAGAAAGCGATGAGCGGTAAGCCGAACGAAGTGATGACGACGGATATGATTCGGCGGATTTACCGGATGGATTCCGAAATTCAATATGTAGCGACGGAGAAAAAGCCCCGCATTCATTTGTTAAGCACCGCGAGATAG
- a CDS encoding DinB family protein, producing MSFSTVLPIWQAVQQRFHKTAKALPEQDLDLQSGSSTIGSLLRHNAEVEFMFAEWYFGRSIPEEAKAALSRGKEGNDEPPLNKEELIALLEASNDNLIEAMRSLTDEAWQQRVESSFGASSPLEAVGRLMYHTGIHSGQISFIQKNGRSQ from the coding sequence ATGTCATTCTCAACCGTATTGCCGATCTGGCAAGCCGTACAACAAAGATTCCATAAGACGGCCAAAGCATTGCCGGAACAAGATTTAGATTTGCAATCGGGGTCCTCTACGATTGGGTCTTTGCTTCGCCATAACGCGGAAGTCGAGTTCATGTTCGCGGAATGGTACTTCGGCAGAAGCATCCCGGAAGAAGCGAAGGCTGCTTTAAGCCGCGGTAAAGAGGGCAACGATGAGCCGCCTCTTAATAAAGAGGAGTTAATCGCCTTGCTCGAAGCATCGAACGACAATCTCATCGAAGCGATGAGAAGTCTTACGGATGAAGCCTGGCAACAACGCGTGGAGTCTTCCTTCGGCGCGTCGTCTCCTCTGGAAGCAGTCGGAAGGTTAATGTATCATACCGGAATTCATTCGGGGCAAATCTCGTTTATTCAAAAAAACGGACGCAGCCAGTAA